DNA sequence from the Acetomicrobium sp. S15 = DSM 107314 genome:
TCATTCTCATAGGTGGTATTTTAAGCGGGATTTTTACGCCTACAGAGGCTGCAGCCATAGCTGCCATTTATGCCCTGATTTTAGGCTGTTTCGTATATAGAGAGATATCGTTGGCAGATTTGTGGAAAATATTGAAAGAAAATCCATGGATGAAGGACCTTTTCGTCGAACCTAAAGATGTGGAAAAAGCACAGCAGGACCTCACGATAAAGAGTACGCTAAT
Encoded proteins:
- a CDS encoding TRAP transporter large permease subunit, with the translated sequence ILIGGILSGIFTPTEAAAIAAIYALILGCFVYREISLADLWKILKENPWMKDLFVEPKDVEKAQQDLTIKSTLIHKLAGKVIEMRGGSGA